A genomic segment from Pseudomonas mendocina encodes:
- a CDS encoding aminotransferase class V-fold PLP-dependent enzyme has translation MYVFHDEFPLENGLRYLNHAAVAPWPKRSAEAVRRFSEANMTSGARDYPDWLKLERSLRERLVRLMNAPSTGDIALVKNTSEALSFVAFGLDWRAGDQVVISDEEFPSNRVVWLALAAQGVEVIEVSLKGEDPEAALVAAFTPRTRLLSVSAVQFASGLRLDLPRLGRGCRQHGVLFCIDAIQQLGALPFDVQAYDCDFAMADGHKWMLGPEGLGVFYCRTAVRDQLKLHEYGWHMLEHAGDYTRTDWQPARSARRFECGSPNMLGAFALEASLSLLQDVGMQTVSTLLAERVQRLDDGIRGLPGSAVHSPLAAERRAGILNFSLAGWDNAALYQRLREEQVVCVQRGPGVRLSPHFYTQERVIEETLELLTQLAKG, from the coding sequence ATGTACGTGTTTCATGATGAGTTCCCCCTGGAAAATGGACTGCGCTATCTGAACCATGCTGCGGTCGCTCCCTGGCCGAAACGCAGTGCTGAAGCGGTGCGGCGGTTCTCGGAAGCGAACATGACCAGCGGCGCACGTGACTATCCCGACTGGCTGAAACTTGAGCGTAGCCTACGCGAACGACTTGTGCGCCTGATGAACGCACCAAGCACCGGCGATATCGCACTGGTCAAGAACACTTCCGAGGCGCTTTCCTTCGTGGCCTTCGGCCTGGACTGGCGAGCCGGCGATCAGGTGGTCATCAGCGACGAGGAATTCCCTTCCAACCGTGTCGTCTGGTTGGCGCTGGCAGCCCAGGGCGTGGAGGTGATCGAAGTCAGCCTCAAGGGCGAGGATCCGGAAGCAGCGCTGGTCGCCGCCTTCACACCACGCACACGCTTGCTGTCGGTCAGCGCCGTGCAGTTCGCCAGCGGCCTGCGCCTGGACCTGCCGCGCCTCGGTCGCGGCTGCCGCCAGCATGGCGTGCTGTTCTGCATCGATGCCATTCAGCAGCTTGGTGCCCTGCCCTTCGACGTCCAGGCTTACGATTGCGACTTCGCCATGGCCGACGGCCACAAATGGATGCTCGGCCCGGAGGGCTTGGGGGTGTTTTATTGCCGCACGGCGGTGCGTGACCAATTGAAGCTACACGAGTACGGCTGGCACATGCTCGAACATGCGGGCGACTACACCCGCACGGACTGGCAGCCGGCACGCAGCGCCCGACGCTTTGAATGTGGCAGCCCGAACATGCTCGGCGCCTTTGCCCTGGAGGCGAGCCTGTCGCTGCTCCAAGATGTCGGCATGCAGACCGTCAGTACATTGCTCGCAGAACGGGTGCAGCGCCTGGACGATGGCATTCGGGGATTGCCAGGTTCAGCGGTGCACAGCCCGCTCGCTGCTGAGCGCCGCGCCGGCATTCTCAACTTCAGCCTGGCGGGGTGGGACAATGCCGCGCTGTATCAGCGTCTGCGCGAGGAACAAGTGGTTTGCGTGCAGCGCGGCCCGGGTGTCCGCCTGTCGCCTCATTTCTACACTCAAGAGCGAGTAATCGAGGAAACGCTGGAGCTTCTAACCCAGCTGGCAAAAGGGTGA
- a CDS encoding TetR/AcrR family transcriptional regulator, with product MQKEPRKVREFRRREQEILDTALKLFLEQGEDSVTVEMIADAVGIGKGTIYKHFKSKAEIYLRLMLDYERDLNELLHSADVDRDKEALSRAYFEFRMRDPQRYRLFDRLEEKVVKGNQVPEMVEQLHKIRASNFERLTQLIKGRIAEGKLEDVPPYFHYCAAWALVHGAVALYHSPFWSNVLEDQEGFFQFLMDIGVRMGNKRKRD from the coding sequence ATGCAGAAAGAACCCCGTAAGGTCCGCGAATTCCGTCGCCGCGAACAAGAAATTCTCGACACCGCATTGAAACTCTTCCTCGAGCAGGGAGAAGACAGCGTCACCGTCGAGATGATCGCTGATGCGGTCGGTATCGGCAAAGGCACTATCTACAAACACTTCAAGTCCAAGGCAGAGATTTACCTGCGCCTGATGCTCGACTATGAGCGCGATCTGAACGAGCTGCTGCATTCGGCCGACGTGGATCGGGACAAGGAAGCGCTGTCGCGTGCCTACTTCGAATTCCGCATGCGCGATCCGCAGCGTTATCGCCTGTTCGACCGCCTGGAAGAAAAGGTGGTCAAGGGCAATCAGGTGCCGGAGATGGTCGAGCAACTGCACAAGATTCGCGCCTCCAACTTCGAGCGCCTGACCCAGCTGATCAAGGGGCGCATCGCCGAAGGCAAGCTGGAGGACGTGCCGCCATACTTCCATTATTGCGCCGCCTGGGCTCTGGTGCATGGTGCCGTGGCGCTGTATCACTCGCCGTTCTGGAGCAATGTGCTCGAAGATCAGGAAGGTTTCTTCCAGTTCCTCATGGACATCGGCGTGCGCATGGGTAACAAGCGCAAGCGCGACTGA
- a CDS encoding GTP 3',8-cyclase MoaA translates to MIVDRQGRRFRNLRVSLTAACNYACTYCVPNGKRLVAAQDELSADAMARGVAYLIEAAGIERLRITGGEPLVSTRLEPFLRQVSQLGLDDISLTTNGQLLERKLPLLAECGIRRLNVSLDTLDAEAFRVIARGGDLATVLAGLEAAREAGMKVKVNMVPLRGQNLDQVLPLLDYCLERGFELRFIELMRMGHLARDPNTFNQQFVGMPELLGLIGDRHQYVQASAPVDATALRYAIPGVGHFGVIANESVPFCRTCSRLRLSSTGWLHGCLSSSNRHFVGDLLDKPRHQALPALQRLLVKALGDKQDLAFSGGVTVMKIIGG, encoded by the coding sequence ATGATCGTTGATCGCCAGGGCAGACGCTTTCGTAACCTTCGCGTCAGCCTGACCGCCGCCTGCAATTACGCCTGCACCTACTGTGTGCCGAACGGCAAGCGCCTGGTCGCCGCTCAGGACGAGCTCTCGGCCGACGCCATGGCACGTGGCGTGGCCTATCTGATCGAGGCGGCGGGCATCGAGCGCCTGCGCATCACCGGCGGTGAGCCTCTGGTCAGTACGCGCCTAGAGCCTTTTCTGCGCCAGGTCAGCCAGCTCGGTCTCGACGACATCAGTCTGACCACCAACGGCCAGTTGCTCGAACGCAAGCTGCCACTGCTGGCCGAGTGCGGTATTCGCCGCCTCAACGTCTCTCTCGACACCCTCGATGCCGAAGCATTTCGCGTCATCGCCCGTGGCGGCGACCTGGCTACCGTGCTGGCCGGCCTGGAGGCTGCACGTGAAGCGGGGATGAAGGTCAAGGTCAACATGGTGCCGCTGCGCGGGCAGAACCTCGATCAGGTGCTGCCGCTGCTGGACTATTGCCTGGAGCGCGGTTTCGAGTTGCGCTTCATCGAGCTAATGCGCATGGGCCATCTTGCCCGTGATCCCAACACCTTCAACCAGCAGTTCGTCGGCATGCCCGAGCTGCTGGGGCTGATCGGTGACCGCCACCAGTACGTCCAGGCCAGCGCTCCAGTGGACGCTACCGCGCTGCGCTACGCCATCCCCGGTGTTGGTCATTTTGGCGTGATTGCCAACGAAAGCGTGCCGTTCTGCCGTACCTGCTCGCGCCTGCGCCTGTCCTCCACCGGCTGGCTGCATGGCTGCCTGTCGTCGAGCAACCGCCACTTCGTCGGTGACCTGCTGGACAAGCCGCGCCACCAGGCCTTGCCGGCGCTGCAGCGGCTGCTGGTCAAGGCGCTGGGGGACAAACAGGATCTGGCCTTCTCCGGCGGCGTCACGGTGATGAAGATCATCGGCGGCTAA
- a CDS encoding COG4705 family protein, which yields MNKLPQITLAFWVMKICATTLGETAGDLLSMTLDIGYALSSLLLISLFFVSLLGQLRARSYQPALYWTVILTTSTAGTTISDFMDRTLGLGYAAGALVLVTLLVSVLTAWRLSEKSLSVDHISSRRGELFYWGAILVSNTLGTALGDYLADDSGLGFAGGALMIGSLLAVVAIAYYRTKLSRVALFWIAFVLTRPFGATLGDVLTKSTEKGGLDLGTIGSSAVLASVLAVMVCMAIWAQRMAPVAVRND from the coding sequence ATGAACAAGCTTCCCCAGATAACCCTGGCCTTCTGGGTCATGAAAATTTGTGCCACTACGCTCGGCGAAACCGCCGGTGACCTGCTCTCGATGACTCTGGATATCGGCTATGCACTCAGCTCGCTGCTACTGATCAGCCTGTTCTTCGTCTCACTGCTCGGTCAACTGCGTGCACGCAGCTATCAGCCAGCGCTGTACTGGACGGTGATTCTCACTACCAGCACCGCAGGCACGACGATATCGGACTTCATGGATCGAACGCTGGGGCTGGGTTATGCCGCAGGCGCGTTGGTGCTGGTAACGCTGCTAGTCAGCGTACTGACGGCCTGGCGACTGAGCGAGAAGTCGCTCTCGGTAGATCACATCAGCAGCCGGCGCGGCGAGTTGTTCTACTGGGGGGCCATCCTCGTTTCCAACACACTGGGCACCGCGCTGGGCGACTACCTGGCCGATGACTCGGGACTCGGCTTCGCTGGCGGCGCTCTGATGATCGGCAGCCTGCTGGCTGTGGTGGCGATCGCCTACTACCGCACGAAGCTGTCGCGCGTGGCCTTGTTCTGGATCGCGTTCGTTCTCACCCGCCCCTTCGGCGCAACACTTGGCGACGTACTGACCAAGAGCACGGAAAAAGGCGGTCTGGATCTGGGCACCATCGGCTCATCGGCCGTACTGGCGAGCGTGCTGGCGGTCATGGTGTGCATGGCCATCTGGGCACAGCGGATGGCGCCGGTCGCAGTCCGCAACGACTGA
- a CDS encoding DUF4823 domain-containing protein encodes MRNLLLLVALLGLAGCMKVSDMASGAEYHLRDAGFLDHGRTERMASRRLQQDSFIYIAQGHFVPPGHGYPRPNVVAEEAFKGFVEYFPLVRRARQPAGLDEAMTEARAAGAHYLLYARFAYSDDRIGTVEEWEDQEAVDRLGTDRASIQLMLIETNTRYLVDTARIRSRGGFLTFYDAQPQDLIGPPLHDYARSLMGVGR; translated from the coding sequence ATGCGTAACCTGCTTCTATTGGTGGCGCTGCTGGGGCTGGCTGGCTGCATGAAGGTCAGCGACATGGCCAGTGGCGCCGAATACCACCTGCGCGATGCCGGGTTTCTCGATCATGGCCGCACTGAGCGCATGGCTTCGCGGCGCCTGCAGCAGGACTCCTTCATCTATATCGCTCAAGGGCACTTCGTGCCGCCGGGGCACGGCTATCCGCGGCCCAATGTGGTGGCCGAGGAAGCCTTCAAGGGCTTCGTCGAATACTTCCCGTTGGTGCGTCGTGCGCGGCAGCCGGCCGGCCTGGACGAGGCAATGACCGAAGCGCGTGCGGCAGGTGCGCACTATCTGTTGTACGCCCGCTTCGCCTATAGCGACGACCGCATCGGCACCGTGGAGGAGTGGGAAGATCAGGAAGCCGTGGACCGCCTTGGCACCGATCGCGCCTCGATCCAGCTGATGCTGATCGAGACCAACACCCGTTATCTGGTGGACACGGCGCGCATTCGCAGCCGTGGCGGATTCCTGACGTTCTACGACGCGCAACCGCAGGACCTGATCGGCCCGCCGCTGCATGACTATGCGCGTAGCCTGATGGGCGTGGGGCGCTGA
- a CDS encoding tetratricopeptide repeat protein translates to MSRLFFALTLGLCLTQAAHADDLEALFNEQRYGEFLPKAESAAATGDAQALFLLGKAYHLGQGVEEDDSRARSYYEKARAAGSARASHNLGSILMSEERPRDAIPLFEEALQRGLQMPTLINLGRAYSPSDLDYQIQGYGAIKTAEQAGDYFAQAYEQDSHIDSLKEAARNYLQAYLALRNNFLGSSTEDDSARLRAKAVQWLEKGMARDSEQAWTNYGVLLLEEQDFNGARQALQQGAQRQVAAAHYHLARMAGNGSGLPAADRKAEAYHYEQAALLGLQAANRPAMERLAELLRAETDLAVLEEGVSRLIALQGGDGSRSRSVMARLEWGRFLQKQREQARTLPDKPLYLQACGLDLNQPYGSFYNLGINTSWQLQVYRSLEEPERLAIEGVVGQDGCVTLSEPLPEVVRASLNEGAVLALAFPNFTLPLALKEADDGLRLDMQAMELPIPQ, encoded by the coding sequence ATGTCACGACTGTTTTTTGCCTTGACCCTGGGCCTGTGCCTGACGCAGGCGGCCCATGCCGACGATCTGGAAGCACTGTTCAATGAGCAGCGCTATGGCGAGTTCCTGCCGAAGGCCGAGAGCGCTGCAGCCACAGGTGATGCGCAGGCCTTGTTCTTGCTCGGCAAGGCCTATCACCTTGGGCAGGGAGTGGAGGAAGACGACTCGCGTGCCAGGAGCTATTACGAGAAGGCCCGCGCCGCCGGTTCGGCGCGAGCCAGCCACAATCTCGGCTCCATACTGATGAGCGAGGAACGGCCCCGCGATGCGATCCCCCTGTTCGAGGAGGCCCTGCAACGCGGCCTGCAGATGCCGACGCTGATCAATCTCGGCAGGGCTTACAGCCCGTCCGATCTCGATTATCAGATCCAGGGTTATGGCGCGATCAAAACAGCGGAGCAGGCGGGGGACTACTTTGCTCAGGCTTATGAACAGGACTCGCACATCGATTCGCTGAAGGAGGCTGCGCGCAATTATCTGCAGGCCTACCTGGCGCTGCGTAACAATTTTCTTGGATCTTCGACAGAAGACGACAGCGCCCGCTTACGGGCCAAGGCCGTGCAATGGCTGGAGAAGGGCATGGCCCGCGATAGCGAGCAGGCATGGACCAACTACGGTGTGCTGCTGCTGGAGGAACAGGATTTCAACGGCGCACGCCAGGCTCTGCAGCAGGGCGCGCAGCGGCAGGTCGCGGCGGCGCACTATCACCTGGCGCGTATGGCCGGCAACGGTTCAGGACTGCCAGCTGCAGATCGGAAGGCAGAGGCGTATCACTACGAGCAAGCGGCTTTGCTGGGGCTGCAGGCGGCTAACCGGCCGGCCATGGAACGCCTGGCGGAACTGCTTCGAGCCGAGACGGATCTGGCCGTGCTCGAAGAAGGCGTAAGTCGGCTGATTGCGTTGCAGGGCGGCGATGGTTCTCGCTCGCGCTCGGTCATGGCCCGCCTGGAGTGGGGACGTTTTCTGCAGAAGCAGCGTGAGCAGGCCAGAACCTTGCCGGACAAGCCGTTGTACCTGCAGGCCTGTGGCCTGGATCTGAACCAGCCGTATGGCAGTTTCTACAATCTCGGTATCAATACCTCATGGCAGTTGCAGGTCTACCGTTCGCTGGAGGAGCCTGAACGTCTTGCCATCGAAGGAGTGGTCGGCCAGGACGGTTGCGTCACGCTCTCCGAACCTTTGCCGGAAGTCGTTCGGGCGAGTCTGAATGAAGGTGCGGTGCTGGCGCTTGCCTTCCCCAACTTCACCTTGCCGTTGGCGCTGAAGGAAGCCGATGACGGCCTGCGCCTGGACATGCAGGCCATGGAGCTGCCGATTCCCCAGTGA
- a CDS encoding DUF1285 domain-containing protein produces MSDPGKAGDLLAQIPKGEGKGLPPVHLWNPDFCGDIDMRIARDGTWYYQGTPIGRKPMVRLFSTIIRRDGDDYFLITPVEKVGIQVEDAPFVAVTLQVEGEGEAQVLRFTTNVEDEVVAGSEHPIRVEIDPVTFEPSPYILVRRNLEALIHRNVFYQLVELAVEREIDGEPWLGVWSCGEFYPIGPSPT; encoded by the coding sequence ATGAGCGATCCAGGCAAGGCCGGCGACCTGCTGGCGCAGATCCCCAAGGGCGAAGGCAAGGGCTTGCCACCCGTGCACCTGTGGAACCCTGACTTCTGCGGCGATATCGACATGCGTATCGCCCGTGATGGCACCTGGTATTACCAGGGCACGCCCATCGGCCGCAAACCCATGGTGCGGCTGTTTTCCACCATCATTCGCCGCGATGGCGACGACTACTTCCTGATCACGCCGGTGGAGAAAGTCGGTATTCAGGTCGAGGATGCGCCCTTCGTTGCCGTGACCCTGCAGGTCGAAGGCGAGGGGGAGGCGCAGGTGCTGCGTTTCACTACCAACGTCGAAGACGAAGTGGTGGCTGGCAGTGAGCACCCGATTCGCGTGGAGATCGACCCTGTGACATTCGAACCCTCGCCCTACATTCTGGTGCGGCGTAACCTCGAGGCGCTGATCCATCGCAACGTGTTCTACCAGTTGGTAGAGCTGGCGGTGGAACGTGAGATCGACGGAGAACCCTGGCTAGGGGTATGGAGCTGCGGGGAGTTCTATCCCATCGGGCCTTCTCCAACCTGA